From Tachysurus fulvidraco isolate hzauxx_2018 chromosome 10, HZAU_PFXX_2.0, whole genome shotgun sequence, one genomic window encodes:
- the tmem79a gene encoding transmembrane protein 79 — protein MEGYQLPVFHSVPLGEQGMNERQEVITREQKGTVKDIVERTTGRESRTESERQLDRGQETWRDEGDGSLADDEDDGHRMSSVFSPLVKIVRKTDEKQTESFVLRADADVRADDVHMHRDNTQQVPQEHDQSCCQCCGEMLSSFMFLLSGLVLFPLLVWGGHDLLPIDLPAVRSAPSRLVYTLRCAFFASFPIILGVFVHGVSCLKFSSLNPLFEGKRASRHTVVHMTFVQDSLRLFLLFFVQLAVTSTYIHDDNLKLVPLLTIVFVFGRLIYWLSVCLRSTVRVLGFSLSFLPLLTMMGLNVYFVCSSTGEGAVFDVAPPTTPPPPKARWWG, from the exons ATGGAAGGATACCAGCTTCCAGTCTTTCACTCAGTACCACTGGGAGAACAAGGGATGAACGAAAGACAGGAGGTCATAACCAGAGAACAAAAAGGAACAGTGAAGGACATTGTGGAAAGGACGACAGGTCGGGAGAGCaggacagagagcgagagacagctAGACAGAGGACAAGAGACATGGAGGGATGAAGGAGATGGATCACTGgctgatgatgaggatgatggacATCGGATGAGTTCTGTGTTCTCTCCTCTAGTCAAGATTGTGAGGAAAACAgatgaaaaacagacagagagctTCGTCCTCAGAGCCGATGCCGATGTCCGAGCCGATGATGTCCACATGCACCGGGACAACACACAGCAGGTTCCTCAGGAACACGATCAGAGCT gTTGTCAGTGTTGTGGTGAGATGTTGAGCTCCTTCATGTTTCTTTTATCGGGGTTGGTGTTGTTTCCGCTCCTCGTGTGGGGGGGTCATGACCTGTTGCCCATAGACCTCCCAGCAGTCAGGAGCGCCCCCTCCAGGCTGGTGTACACACTGCGCTGTGCGTTCTTCGCCTCCTTCCCCATCATACTCG gtgtgttTGTACACGGGGTGTCCTGTCTGAAGTTCAGTTCTCTGAATCCTCTGTTTGAGGGGAAGCGGGCGAGTCGTCACACCGTCGTCCACATGACCTTTGTACAGGATTCTCTCCGCCTCTTCCTGCTGTTCTTCGTGCAGCTCGCCGTGACGTCGACGTACATCCACGATGACAACCTCAAACTCGTCCCGCTGCTCACCATCGTCTTCGTCTTTGGCAG gttgATCTACtggctgagtgtgtgtttgcgcagCACTGTGCGTGTGTTGGGGTTCTCgctctccttccttcccctTCTCACTATGATGGGACTCAATGTCTACTTCGTCTGCTCCTCAACAGGAGAGGGGGCGGTGTTTGATGTTGCCCCGCCCACTACACCCCCACCCCCGAAAGCCAGGTGGTGGGGCTGA
- the msto1 gene encoding protein misato homolog 1 isoform X3, producing the protein MSSVCREVLTLQIGHYSNFVGTHWWNLQDASLCYDPDVPPDELQSDMLFREGLTLGGEVTYTPRLIALDLKGSLQTLKKDGCLYATEQENNTFTWEGDLVTHAEAPSAKNLFLQDLDRLDTGELLAESDFTSPPALAKHASSGNMVPMETVNSRLEQMQRSYRLEDRVKVWSDFLRLHLHPRTVSIINQYNHNGEAARLEAFGQGEALLQGSVLEELEDKLHFFIEECDYLQGFQVVCDMADGFSGLGSKVTELLQDSYSGRGILTWGVAPVSHPDSSPIKDVHHMMNCALGMLHMSNNSSMFCPLTLRGGMGRSPAPPTTFPLLSYDPCLWYHSSSVLALALDTLTVPYRLRQNCAPMWQLADALTVSGRKVVCAYGSVPFPMMHGSCLPDALNACGDTLPWKPLSGCPERADSQCFGQSVTLRGLEGRSRVSCLVPGTEPPSILHCAQSGEEVLNTHLRTHYPSSPLVPPDGSVSSCDVQFAVQFIRVFFLSRASEVLQRHRFTSSFSQFPFSRRPI; encoded by the exons atgagcagtgtgtgtagagaaGTGCTCACTCTGCAAATCGGACATTACTCCAACTTTGTGGGGACTCACTGGTGGAACCTGCAg gaTGCGTCTCTGTGTTATGACCCTGACGTCCCACCAGATGAGCTGCAGAGTGATATGCTGTTCAGAGAAGGTCTCACCCTGGGGGGTGAGGTCACCTACACACCTCGCCTTATTGCCCTTGACCtgaaag GAAGTCTACAGACTCTAAAGAAGGACGGCTGTCTGTATGCCACAGAGCAGGAGAACAACACCTTCACATG ggagGGTGATCTAGTCACACATGCAGAAGCTCCTTCAGCTAAAAACTTGTTCCTGCAGGACCTTGACAGGCTGGAT acagGTGAGTTGCTTGCAGAGTCAGACTTTACCAGTCCACCTGCTCTGGCCAAACACGCTTCTTCAG GAAACATGGTTCCCATGGAAACAGTGAACAGTAGGTTGGAGCAAATGCAGCGATCCTATAGGCTGGAGGACCGTGTGAAGGTGTGGTCAGACTTCCTGAGGCTCCACCTACATCCTCGTACTGTATCGATCATCAATCAGTACAATCATAATGG tgaggCTGCGCGGTTGGAGGCATTTGGTCAGGGGGAGGCGCTGTTACAGGGCTCTGTACTGGAGGAGCTGGAGGATAAACTCCATTTTTTCATAGAGGAGTGTGACTACCTGCAG GGGTTCCAGGTAGTGTGTGACATGGCTGATGGTTTCTCAGGTttggggtcaaaggtcacagaGCTACTGCAGGACTCCTACAGTGGGCGGGGCATTCTGACATGGGGTGTGGCTCCTGTCAGTCACCCTGACTCA AGTCCGATTAAGGATGTGCATCACATGATGAACTGTGCTCTAGGAATGCTGCACATGTCCAATAACAGTTCGATGTTCTGCCCTTTGACCCTGAGGGGTGGGATGGGGAGAAGTCCAGCTCCACCCACCACATTTCCTCTCCTCAGTTATGAT cCATGTCTCTGGTATCACAGCAGCTCTGTGTTAGCTCTGGCTCTCGACACGCTGACTGTCCCCTACAGGCTGAGGCAGAACTGCGCCCCCATGTGGCAGCTGGCAGATGCACTGACTGTCTCAGGCAGGAAG GTTGTGTGTGCATACGGATCTGTTCCGTTTCCCATGATGCACGGCAGCTGCCTTCCTGATGCACTAAATGCCTGTGGTGACACGTTACCATGGAAACCTCTATCAGGATGCCCCGAGCGGGCCGACAGCCAATGCTTTGGGCAATCGGTGACACTTCGGGGGCTGGAGGGGCGGAGCCGAGTGAG TTGTCTGGTTCCTGGAACAGAACCTCCCTCCATTCTACACTGTGCTCAGTCAGGAGAAGaagtactgaacacacacctcagaACACACTACCCGTCTTCACcact TGTCCCCCCTGACGGTTCTGTCTCTTCCTGTGATGTCCAGTTTGCAGTCCAGTTCATCCGTGTCTTCTTTCTTAGCCGAGCTTCAGAAGTCCTGCAGCGCCATCGATTTACGTCGAGTTTCTCCCAGTTTCCTTTCTCACGGAGACCAATCTGA
- the msto1 gene encoding protein misato homolog 1 isoform X1, translating into MSSVCREVLTLQIGHYSNFVGTHWWNLQDASLCYDPDVPPDELQSDMLFREGLTLGGEVTYTPRLIALDLKGSLQTLKKDGCLYATEQENNTFTWEGDLVTHAEAPSAKNLFLQDLDRLDTGELLAESDFTSPPALAKHASSGNMVPMETVNSRLEQMQRSYRLEDRVKVWSDFLRLHLHPRTVSIINQYNHNGEAARLEAFGQGEALLQGSVLEELEDKLHFFIEECDYLQGFQVVCDMADGFSGLGSKVTELLQDSYSGRGILTWGVAPVSHPDSSPIKDVHHMMNCALGMLHMSNNSSMFCPLTLRGGMGRSPAPPTTFPLLSYDPCLWYHSSSVLALALDTLTVPYRLRQNCAPMWQLADALTVSGRKVVCAYGSVPFPMMHGSCLPDALNACGDTLPWKPLSGCPERADSQCFGQSVTLRGLEGRSRVSCLVPGTEPPSILHCAQSGEEVLNTHLRTHYPSSPLAVQLLYSPSKLTPPFPQIFSPNLDSQGLIRNETSTSVSPLTVLSLPVMSSLQSSSSVSSFLAELQKSCSAIDLRRVSPSFLSHGDQSEIAESLEQLRTLAHCYRDDSSGMVHSSSDDDDD; encoded by the exons atgagcagtgtgtgtagagaaGTGCTCACTCTGCAAATCGGACATTACTCCAACTTTGTGGGGACTCACTGGTGGAACCTGCAg gaTGCGTCTCTGTGTTATGACCCTGACGTCCCACCAGATGAGCTGCAGAGTGATATGCTGTTCAGAGAAGGTCTCACCCTGGGGGGTGAGGTCACCTACACACCTCGCCTTATTGCCCTTGACCtgaaag GAAGTCTACAGACTCTAAAGAAGGACGGCTGTCTGTATGCCACAGAGCAGGAGAACAACACCTTCACATG ggagGGTGATCTAGTCACACATGCAGAAGCTCCTTCAGCTAAAAACTTGTTCCTGCAGGACCTTGACAGGCTGGAT acagGTGAGTTGCTTGCAGAGTCAGACTTTACCAGTCCACCTGCTCTGGCCAAACACGCTTCTTCAG GAAACATGGTTCCCATGGAAACAGTGAACAGTAGGTTGGAGCAAATGCAGCGATCCTATAGGCTGGAGGACCGTGTGAAGGTGTGGTCAGACTTCCTGAGGCTCCACCTACATCCTCGTACTGTATCGATCATCAATCAGTACAATCATAATGG tgaggCTGCGCGGTTGGAGGCATTTGGTCAGGGGGAGGCGCTGTTACAGGGCTCTGTACTGGAGGAGCTGGAGGATAAACTCCATTTTTTCATAGAGGAGTGTGACTACCTGCAG GGGTTCCAGGTAGTGTGTGACATGGCTGATGGTTTCTCAGGTttggggtcaaaggtcacagaGCTACTGCAGGACTCCTACAGTGGGCGGGGCATTCTGACATGGGGTGTGGCTCCTGTCAGTCACCCTGACTCA AGTCCGATTAAGGATGTGCATCACATGATGAACTGTGCTCTAGGAATGCTGCACATGTCCAATAACAGTTCGATGTTCTGCCCTTTGACCCTGAGGGGTGGGATGGGGAGAAGTCCAGCTCCACCCACCACATTTCCTCTCCTCAGTTATGAT cCATGTCTCTGGTATCACAGCAGCTCTGTGTTAGCTCTGGCTCTCGACACGCTGACTGTCCCCTACAGGCTGAGGCAGAACTGCGCCCCCATGTGGCAGCTGGCAGATGCACTGACTGTCTCAGGCAGGAAG GTTGTGTGTGCATACGGATCTGTTCCGTTTCCCATGATGCACGGCAGCTGCCTTCCTGATGCACTAAATGCCTGTGGTGACACGTTACCATGGAAACCTCTATCAGGATGCCCCGAGCGGGCCGACAGCCAATGCTTTGGGCAATCGGTGACACTTCGGGGGCTGGAGGGGCGGAGCCGAGTGAG TTGTCTGGTTCCTGGAACAGAACCTCCCTCCATTCTACACTGTGCTCAGTCAGGAGAAGaagtactgaacacacacctcagaACACACTACCCGTCTTCACcact AGCAGTACAGTTGCTTTACTCCCCCAGTAAACTGACTCCGCCCTTTCCTCAGATCTTCAGCCCAAACCTTGACTCTCAGGGTTTAATACGGAATGAAACGTCCACCAGCG TGTCCCCCCTGACGGTTCTGTCTCTTCCTGTGATGTCCAGTTTGCAGTCCAGTTCATCCGTGTCTTCTTTCTTAGCCGAGCTTCAGAAGTCCTGCAGCGCCATCGATTTACGTCGAGTTTCTCCCAGTTTCCTTTCTCACGGAGACCAATCTGAAATCGCAGAGAGCCTCGAGCAGCTGCGGACACTCGCTCACTGTTACCGTGACGACAGTAGTGGCATGGTGCACTCTTcctctgatgatgatgatgattag
- the msto1 gene encoding protein misato homolog 1 isoform X2 → MSSVCREVLTLQIGHYSNFVGTHWWNLQDASLCYDPDVPPDELQSDMLFREGLTLGGEVTYTPRLIALDLKGSLQTLKKDGCLYATEQENNTFTWEGDLVTHAEAPSAKNLFLQDLDRLDTGELLAESDFTSPPALAKHASSGNMVPMETVNSRLEQMQRSYRLEDRVKVWSDFLRLHLHPRTVSIINQYNHNGARLEAFGQGEALLQGSVLEELEDKLHFFIEECDYLQGFQVVCDMADGFSGLGSKVTELLQDSYSGRGILTWGVAPVSHPDSSPIKDVHHMMNCALGMLHMSNNSSMFCPLTLRGGMGRSPAPPTTFPLLSYDPCLWYHSSSVLALALDTLTVPYRLRQNCAPMWQLADALTVSGRKVVCAYGSVPFPMMHGSCLPDALNACGDTLPWKPLSGCPERADSQCFGQSVTLRGLEGRSRVSCLVPGTEPPSILHCAQSGEEVLNTHLRTHYPSSPLAVQLLYSPSKLTPPFPQIFSPNLDSQGLIRNETSTSVSPLTVLSLPVMSSLQSSSSVSSFLAELQKSCSAIDLRRVSPSFLSHGDQSEIAESLEQLRTLAHCYRDDSSGMVHSSSDDDDD, encoded by the exons atgagcagtgtgtgtagagaaGTGCTCACTCTGCAAATCGGACATTACTCCAACTTTGTGGGGACTCACTGGTGGAACCTGCAg gaTGCGTCTCTGTGTTATGACCCTGACGTCCCACCAGATGAGCTGCAGAGTGATATGCTGTTCAGAGAAGGTCTCACCCTGGGGGGTGAGGTCACCTACACACCTCGCCTTATTGCCCTTGACCtgaaag GAAGTCTACAGACTCTAAAGAAGGACGGCTGTCTGTATGCCACAGAGCAGGAGAACAACACCTTCACATG ggagGGTGATCTAGTCACACATGCAGAAGCTCCTTCAGCTAAAAACTTGTTCCTGCAGGACCTTGACAGGCTGGAT acagGTGAGTTGCTTGCAGAGTCAGACTTTACCAGTCCACCTGCTCTGGCCAAACACGCTTCTTCAG GAAACATGGTTCCCATGGAAACAGTGAACAGTAGGTTGGAGCAAATGCAGCGATCCTATAGGCTGGAGGACCGTGTGAAGGTGTGGTCAGACTTCCTGAGGCTCCACCTACATCCTCGTACTGTATCGATCATCAATCAGTACAATCATAATGG TGCGCGGTTGGAGGCATTTGGTCAGGGGGAGGCGCTGTTACAGGGCTCTGTACTGGAGGAGCTGGAGGATAAACTCCATTTTTTCATAGAGGAGTGTGACTACCTGCAG GGGTTCCAGGTAGTGTGTGACATGGCTGATGGTTTCTCAGGTttggggtcaaaggtcacagaGCTACTGCAGGACTCCTACAGTGGGCGGGGCATTCTGACATGGGGTGTGGCTCCTGTCAGTCACCCTGACTCA AGTCCGATTAAGGATGTGCATCACATGATGAACTGTGCTCTAGGAATGCTGCACATGTCCAATAACAGTTCGATGTTCTGCCCTTTGACCCTGAGGGGTGGGATGGGGAGAAGTCCAGCTCCACCCACCACATTTCCTCTCCTCAGTTATGAT cCATGTCTCTGGTATCACAGCAGCTCTGTGTTAGCTCTGGCTCTCGACACGCTGACTGTCCCCTACAGGCTGAGGCAGAACTGCGCCCCCATGTGGCAGCTGGCAGATGCACTGACTGTCTCAGGCAGGAAG GTTGTGTGTGCATACGGATCTGTTCCGTTTCCCATGATGCACGGCAGCTGCCTTCCTGATGCACTAAATGCCTGTGGTGACACGTTACCATGGAAACCTCTATCAGGATGCCCCGAGCGGGCCGACAGCCAATGCTTTGGGCAATCGGTGACACTTCGGGGGCTGGAGGGGCGGAGCCGAGTGAG TTGTCTGGTTCCTGGAACAGAACCTCCCTCCATTCTACACTGTGCTCAGTCAGGAGAAGaagtactgaacacacacctcagaACACACTACCCGTCTTCACcact AGCAGTACAGTTGCTTTACTCCCCCAGTAAACTGACTCCGCCCTTTCCTCAGATCTTCAGCCCAAACCTTGACTCTCAGGGTTTAATACGGAATGAAACGTCCACCAGCG TGTCCCCCCTGACGGTTCTGTCTCTTCCTGTGATGTCCAGTTTGCAGTCCAGTTCATCCGTGTCTTCTTTCTTAGCCGAGCTTCAGAAGTCCTGCAGCGCCATCGATTTACGTCGAGTTTCTCCCAGTTTCCTTTCTCACGGAGACCAATCTGAAATCGCAGAGAGCCTCGAGCAGCTGCGGACACTCGCTCACTGTTACCGTGACGACAGTAGTGGCATGGTGCACTCTTcctctgatgatgatgatgattag